In Pseudomonas oryzicola, one DNA window encodes the following:
- the nuoG gene encoding NADH-quinone oxidoreductase subunit NuoG codes for MATIHVDGKALEVNGADNLLQACLSLGLDIPYFCWHPALGSVGACRQCAVKQYTDENDTRGRIVMSCMTPASDGTWISIDDEESKAFRASVVEWLMTNHPHDCPVCEEGGHCHLQDMTVMTGHNERRYRFTKRTHQNQDLGPFIAHEMNRCIACYRCVRYYKDYAGGTDLGVYGAHDNVYFGRVEDGVLESEFSGNLTEVCPTGVFTDKTHSERYNRKWDMQFAPSICHGCSSGCNISPGERYGELRRVENRFNGSVNQYFLCDRGRFGYGYVNRKDRPRQPQLADGTKLSLDAALDKAADLLRGRTIVGIGSPRASLESNYGLRELVGAEYFYSGMEAGELARVRLALDVLNNSPLPVPTLRDIEDHDAVFVLGEDLTQTAARVALAVRQATKGKAEAMAEAMKVQPWLDAAVKNIGQHALYPLFIASLAETKLDDVAEECVHAAPADLARIGFAVAHAIDPSAPAVTGLDAEAQALAQRIADALVAAQRPLVVAGTSLADPALIEAAANIAKALKLREKNGSLSLVVPEANSLGMAMLGGESVDAALDAVINGKADAIVVLENDLYARVPAAKVDAALAAAKVVIVADHSKTATVDRAHLVLPAASFAEGDGTLVSQEGRAQRFFQVFDPQYLDSSILVHEGWRWMHALRATLLNKPVDWTQLDHVTSACAEAAPQLAGIVNAAPSAAFRIKGLKLAREPLRYSGRTAMRANISVHEPRTPQDKDTAFAFSMEGYSGSAEPRQQVPFAWSPGWNSPQAWNKFQDEVGGHLRAGDPGVRLIESQGDRLNWFTSIPGAFNPARGTWTAVPFFHLFGSEESSSRAAPVQERIPAAYVALAKSEADRLGVNDGALLSLTVGGVALRLPLRINEQLGAGLVALPKGLAGIPPAIFGASVEGLQEAAQ; via the coding sequence ATGGCCACTATCCACGTAGACGGCAAAGCGCTCGAAGTCAACGGTGCAGACAACCTGTTACAGGCCTGTCTGTCGCTCGGCCTCGACATCCCTTATTTCTGCTGGCACCCGGCGCTCGGTAGCGTTGGCGCCTGCCGGCAATGCGCGGTCAAGCAGTACACCGACGAGAACGACACCCGTGGTCGTATCGTCATGTCCTGCATGACCCCTGCCTCCGACGGCACCTGGATCTCCATCGACGATGAAGAGTCCAAGGCGTTCCGCGCCAGCGTCGTCGAATGGCTGATGACCAACCACCCGCACGACTGCCCGGTGTGCGAGGAAGGCGGTCACTGCCACCTGCAGGACATGACGGTAATGACCGGCCACAACGAGCGCCGCTACCGTTTCACCAAGCGTACCCACCAGAACCAGGACCTCGGCCCGTTCATCGCCCATGAGATGAACCGCTGCATCGCCTGCTACCGCTGCGTGCGCTACTACAAGGACTATGCCGGTGGTACCGACCTGGGCGTATACGGCGCCCACGACAACGTGTACTTCGGCCGCGTCGAAGACGGCGTGCTGGAAAGCGAATTCTCCGGCAACCTGACCGAGGTCTGCCCGACCGGCGTGTTCACCGACAAGACCCACTCCGAGCGCTACAACCGCAAGTGGGACATGCAGTTCGCCCCGAGCATCTGCCACGGCTGCTCCAGCGGCTGCAACATCAGCCCGGGCGAGCGCTACGGCGAACTGCGCCGGGTGGAAAACCGCTTCAACGGTTCGGTCAACCAGTACTTCCTGTGCGACCGTGGCCGCTTCGGCTACGGCTACGTCAACCGCAAGGATCGCCCACGCCAGCCACAACTGGCCGACGGCACCAAGCTGAGCCTGGACGCCGCCCTGGACAAGGCCGCCGACCTGCTGCGCGGGCGTACCATCGTCGGCATCGGCTCGCCGCGCGCCAGCCTGGAAAGCAACTACGGCCTGCGTGAGCTGGTTGGCGCCGAGTACTTCTACTCGGGTATGGAAGCCGGCGAGCTGGCCCGCGTCCGCCTGGCCCTCGACGTGCTGAACAACAGCCCGCTGCCAGTGCCGACCCTGCGCGACATCGAAGACCACGACGCCGTGTTCGTGCTCGGTGAAGACCTGACCCAGACCGCTGCCCGCGTCGCCCTGGCCGTGCGCCAGGCCACCAAGGGCAAGGCCGAGGCCATGGCCGAAGCGATGAAAGTGCAGCCGTGGCTCGACGCGGCAGTGAAGAACATCGGCCAGCACGCGCTGTACCCGCTGTTCATCGCTTCGCTGGCGGAAACCAAGCTGGACGACGTCGCCGAAGAATGCGTGCACGCTGCCCCGGCCGACCTGGCCCGCATCGGTTTCGCCGTGGCCCACGCCATCGACCCGAGCGCGCCTGCCGTTACTGGCCTGGACGCCGAAGCGCAAGCACTGGCCCAGCGCATCGCCGATGCACTGGTCGCTGCCCAGCGCCCACTGGTGGTCGCCGGTACCTCGCTGGCCGACCCGGCGCTGATCGAAGCCGCAGCCAACATCGCCAAGGCCTTGAAACTGCGCGAGAAGAACGGTTCGCTGAGCCTGGTGGTGCCTGAAGCCAACAGCCTGGGCATGGCCATGCTCGGTGGCGAGTCCGTCGACGCTGCGCTGGACGCCGTCATCAACGGCAAGGCCGACGCCATCGTGGTACTGGAAAACGACCTGTACGCCCGCGTACCGGCCGCCAAGGTCGACGCAGCCCTGGCCGCAGCCAAGGTGGTGATCGTTGCCGACCACTCGAAAACCGCGACCGTCGACCGCGCCCACCTGGTGCTGCCGGCTGCCTCGTTCGCCGAAGGCGACGGGACCCTGGTCAGCCAGGAAGGCCGTGCCCAGCGCTTCTTCCAGGTGTTCGACCCGCAATACCTGGACAGCAGCATCCTGGTCCACGAAGGCTGGCGCTGGATGCACGCCCTGCGTGCCACCCTGCTGAACAAGCCGGTCGACTGGACCCAGCTGGACCACGTCACCAGCGCCTGTGCCGAAGCCGCCCCGCAACTGGCTGGCATCGTCAACGCTGCACCAAGCGCCGCGTTCCGCATCAAGGGCCTGAAGCTGGCCCGTGAACCGCTGCGCTATTCCGGGCGTACCGCCATGCGCGCCAACATCAGCGTGCACGAACCGCGTACCCCGCAGGACAAGGACACCGCGTTCGCCTTCTCCATGGAAGGCTACTCGGGCTCCGCCGAGCCGCGCCAACAGGTGCCGTTCGCCTGGTCGCCGGGCTGGAACTCGCCGCAAGCCTGGAACAAGTTCCAGGACGAGGTCGGTGGCCACCTGCGCGCCGGTGACCCGGGTGTGCGCCTGATCGAATCGCAAGGCGACCGCCTGAACTGGTTCACCAGCATTCCGGGTGCCTTCAACCCGGCCCGTGGCACCTGGACTGCCGTGCCGTTCTTCCACCTGTTCGGCAGCGAAGAAAGCTCCTCGCGCGCCGCCCCGGTACAAGAGCGCATCCCGGCTGCCTACGTCGCCCTGGCCAAGTCCGAGGCTGACCGCCTGGGTGTCAACGACGGCGCCCTGCTGAGCCTGACGGTCGGCGGTGTGGCCCTGCGCCTGCCACTGCGCATCAATGAACAGCTGGGCGCTGGCCTGGTCGCATTACCGAAAGGCCTGGCCGGCATTCCGCCTGCCATCTTCGGTGCATCCGTCGAAGGTCTGCAGGAGGCAGCACAATGA
- the nuoJ gene encoding NADH-quinone oxidoreductase subunit J, which produces MEFAFYFASGIAVLSTLRVVTGTNPVHALLYLIISLISVAMIFFALGAPFAGALEVIAYAGAIMVLFVFVVMMLNLGPASVAQERGWLKPGIWAGPVILAALLLLELLYVLFVAPSGAAISGTTVGPKAVGISLFGPYLLVVELASMLLLAAAVTAFHLGRNEAKE; this is translated from the coding sequence ATGGAATTCGCTTTCTACTTCGCATCCGGGATCGCCGTGCTCTCCACCCTTCGGGTGGTGACCGGTACCAACCCCGTGCACGCCTTGCTTTACCTGATCATTTCGCTGATTTCCGTGGCCATGATCTTCTTCGCCCTGGGTGCGCCGTTCGCCGGCGCCCTGGAAGTGATCGCCTACGCCGGCGCCATCATGGTGCTGTTCGTGTTCGTGGTGATGATGCTCAACCTCGGGCCGGCTTCGGTCGCCCAGGAACGCGGCTGGCTCAAGCCCGGCATCTGGGCCGGGCCGGTGATCCTCGCCGCCCTGCTGCTGCTGGAGCTGCTGTACGTGCTGTTCGTCGCCCCCAGCGGCGCCGCCATCAGCGGTACCACCGTTGGCCCGAAAGCCGTGGGCATCAGCCTGTTCGGCCCGTACCTGCTGGTGGTCGAACTGGCTTCGATGCTGCTGCTGGCTGCAGCCGTCACCGCCTTCCACCTGGGCCGCAACGAGGCGAAGGAGTAA
- the nuoK gene encoding NADH-quinone oxidoreductase subunit NuoK translates to MGAIPLEHGLAVAGILFCLGLVGLMVRRNILFVLMSLEVMMNASALAFIVAGARWVQPDGQVMFILVISLAAAEASIGLAILLQLYRRFHTLDIDAASEMRG, encoded by the coding sequence ATGGGTGCTATCCCTCTCGAGCATGGTCTGGCGGTCGCCGGCATCCTGTTCTGCTTAGGTCTGGTTGGCCTGATGGTCCGCCGCAACATCCTCTTCGTGCTCATGAGCCTGGAAGTCATGATGAACGCCTCTGCCCTGGCGTTCATCGTCGCCGGTGCCCGTTGGGTCCAGCCCGACGGCCAGGTGATGTTCATTCTGGTGATCAGCCTGGCAGCCGCCGAGGCCAGTATCGGCCTGGCGATCCTGCTGCAGCTGTATCGCCGCTTCCACACTCTCGACATCGATGCTGCCAGTGAGATGCGCGGATGA
- the nuoH gene encoding NADH-quinone oxidoreductase subunit NuoH: MSWFTPEVIDVILSVLRAIVVLLAVVVCGALLSFVERRLLGWWQDRYGPNRVGPFGMFQIAADMLKMFFKEDWNPPFVDRVIFTLAPVVAMSALLIAFVVIPITPTWGVADLNIGLLFFFAMAGLSVYAVLFAGWSSNNKYALLGSLRASAQTVSYEVFLGLALMGVVVQVGSFNMRDIVDYQAQNLWFIIPQFFGFCTFFIAGVAVTHRHPFDQPEAEQELADGYHIEYAGMKWGMFFVGEYIGIILISALLVTLFFGGWHGPFGILPQLSFLWFALKTAFFIMLFILLRASIPRPRYDQVMDFSWKFCLPLTLINLLVTAALVLYNAPAVAAQ; this comes from the coding sequence ATGAGCTGGTTCACCCCCGAAGTGATCGATGTGATCCTTTCCGTGCTGCGGGCCATCGTGGTCCTGCTGGCGGTGGTGGTCTGCGGCGCCCTGCTCAGCTTCGTCGAGCGTCGCCTGCTGGGCTGGTGGCAGGACCGTTACGGTCCGAACCGCGTCGGCCCGTTCGGCATGTTCCAGATCGCTGCCGACATGCTGAAGATGTTCTTCAAGGAAGACTGGAACCCACCCTTCGTCGACCGCGTGATCTTCACCCTGGCACCGGTCGTGGCCATGAGCGCCCTGCTGATCGCCTTCGTGGTCATCCCGATCACCCCGACCTGGGGCGTCGCCGACCTGAACATCGGCCTGCTGTTCTTCTTCGCCATGGCCGGCCTGTCGGTCTACGCGGTACTGTTCGCCGGCTGGTCGTCGAACAACAAGTACGCCCTGCTGGGCAGCTTGCGCGCCTCGGCGCAGACCGTGTCGTACGAGGTGTTCCTGGGCCTGGCGCTGATGGGCGTGGTGGTGCAGGTGGGCTCGTTCAACATGCGCGACATCGTCGACTACCAGGCACAGAACCTGTGGTTCATCATTCCGCAGTTCTTCGGCTTCTGCACCTTCTTCATCGCTGGCGTCGCCGTGACCCACCGTCACCCGTTCGACCAGCCAGAAGCGGAACAGGAACTGGCCGACGGCTACCACATCGAGTATGCCGGCATGAAATGGGGCATGTTCTTCGTCGGTGAGTACATCGGCATCATCCTCATCTCGGCGCTGCTGGTGACCCTGTTCTTTGGCGGCTGGCACGGCCCGTTCGGCATCCTGCCGCAACTGTCGTTCCTGTGGTTCGCATTGAAGACCGCGTTCTTCATCATGCTGTTCATCCTGCTGCGCGCCTCGATCCCGCGCCCACGCTATGACCAGGTGATGGACTTCAGCTGGAAGTTCTGCCTGCCGCTGACCCTGATCAATTTGCTGGTGACCGCTGCGCTCGTGCTCTACAACGCGCCAGCCGTCGCGGCCCAGTGA
- the nuoI gene encoding NADH-quinone oxidoreductase subunit NuoI, with protein sequence MFKYIGDIVKGTGTQLRSLAMVFSHGFRKRDTLQYPEEPVYLPPRYRGRIVLTRDPDGEERCVACNLCAVACPVGCISLQKAETEDGRWYPEFFRINFSRCIFCGLCEEACPTTAIQLTPDFEMAEFKRQDLVYEKEDLLISGPGKNPDYNFYRVAGMAIAGKPKGAAQNEAEPINVKSLLP encoded by the coding sequence ATGTTCAAGTATATCGGCGACATCGTTAAGGGCACCGGCACTCAGCTGCGCAGCCTGGCCATGGTGTTCTCCCACGGGTTCCGCAAGCGCGATACCCTGCAGTACCCCGAAGAACCCGTGTACCTGCCGCCGCGCTACCGCGGCCGCATCGTCCTCACCCGCGACCCCGATGGCGAGGAACGCTGCGTGGCATGCAACCTCTGCGCGGTAGCCTGCCCGGTCGGCTGCATCTCGCTGCAGAAGGCCGAGACCGAGGACGGCCGCTGGTACCCGGAGTTCTTCCGCATCAACTTCTCGCGCTGCATCTTCTGCGGCCTGTGTGAAGAGGCGTGCCCGACCACCGCGATCCAGCTGACTCCGGATTTCGAAATGGCCGAGTTCAAGCGTCAGGACCTGGTGTACGAGAAAGAAGATCTGCTGATCTCCGGCCCCGGCAAGAACCCTGACTACAACTTCTACCGTGTTGCGGGTATGGCGATCGCTGGCAAGCCGAAAGGCGCTGCACAGAACGAAGCCGAGCCGATCAACGTGAAGAGCTTGCTCCCATAA
- the nuoC gene encoding NADH-quinone oxidoreductase subunit C/D, which yields MTADNAIFIPPYKADDQDVVVELHNRFGAEAFVAQETRTGMPVLWVKREQLKEVLSFLRGVAKPYSMLYDLHGVDERLRTQRRGLPAADFSVFYHLLSIERNSDVMIKVSLSEGDLNLPTVTGIWPNANWYEREVWDMFGIDFAGHPHLSRIMMPPTWEGHPLRKDYPARATEFDPYSLTLAKQQLEEESARFNPEAWGMKRQGTNEDYMFLNLGPNHPSAHGAFRIVLQLDGEEIVDCVPDIGYHHRGAEKMAERQSWHSFIPYTDRIDYLGGVMNNLPYVLAVEKLAGIKVPQKVDTIRVMLAEFFRITSHLLFLGTYIQDVGAMTPVFFTFTDRQRAYTVIEAITGFRLHPAWYRIGGVAHDLPRGWDKLVKDFVEWLPKRLDEYEKAALQNSILKGRTIGVAAYNTKEALAWGTTGAGLRATGCNFDLRKARPYSGYENFEFEVPLAHNGDAYDRCMVRVEEMRQSIRIIDQCLRNMPEGPYKADHPLTTPPPKERTLQHIETLITHFLQVSWGPVMPANESFQMIEATKGINSYYLTSDGGTMSYRTRIRTPSYPHLQQIPSVIKGSMVADLIAYLGSIDFVMADVDR from the coding sequence ATGACAGCGGACAACGCTATTTTCATTCCGCCCTACAAGGCAGACGACCAGGATGTGGTCGTCGAACTGCATAACCGTTTTGGCGCCGAAGCATTCGTCGCCCAGGAAACCCGCACCGGCATGCCCGTGCTGTGGGTCAAGCGCGAGCAGCTCAAGGAAGTGCTCAGCTTCCTGCGTGGCGTGGCCAAGCCGTACAGCATGCTGTACGACCTGCACGGCGTCGACGAACGCCTGCGCACCCAGCGCCGCGGCCTGCCAGCCGCCGACTTCAGCGTGTTCTACCACCTGCTGTCGATCGAGCGTAACAGCGATGTGATGATCAAGGTGTCGCTCAGCGAAGGCGACCTGAACCTGCCGACCGTGACCGGTATCTGGCCAAACGCCAACTGGTACGAGCGCGAAGTCTGGGACATGTTCGGCATCGACTTTGCCGGCCACCCGCACCTCAGCCGCATCATGATGCCGCCCACCTGGGAAGGCCACCCGCTGCGCAAGGACTACCCGGCCCGCGCCACCGAATTCGATCCCTACAGCCTGACCCTGGCCAAGCAGCAGCTTGAAGAGGAATCGGCACGTTTCAACCCGGAAGCCTGGGGCATGAAGCGTCAGGGCACCAACGAGGACTACATGTTCCTCAACCTCGGCCCCAACCACCCTTCGGCGCACGGTGCCTTCCGTATCGTCCTGCAGCTGGACGGTGAAGAAATCGTCGACTGCGTACCGGACATCGGCTACCACCACCGTGGTGCCGAGAAAATGGCCGAGCGCCAGTCCTGGCACAGCTTCATTCCGTACACCGACCGTATCGACTACCTCGGCGGGGTGATGAACAACCTGCCGTACGTGCTCGCGGTCGAGAAGCTGGCCGGCATCAAGGTGCCACAGAAGGTCGACACCATCCGCGTGATGCTGGCCGAATTCTTCCGTATCACCAGCCACCTGCTGTTCCTGGGTACCTACATCCAGGACGTCGGCGCCATGACCCCGGTGTTCTTCACCTTCACCGACCGCCAGCGCGCCTACACCGTGATCGAAGCGATCACCGGCTTCCGCCTGCACCCGGCCTGGTACCGCATCGGTGGCGTCGCCCACGACCTGCCACGCGGCTGGGACAAGCTGGTCAAGGACTTCGTCGAATGGCTGCCCAAGCGCCTCGACGAGTACGAAAAGGCTGCCCTGCAGAACAGCATCCTCAAGGGCCGTACCATCGGCGTTGCCGCGTACAACACCAAGGAAGCCCTGGCCTGGGGTACCACCGGTGCCGGCCTGCGTGCCACCGGTTGCAACTTCGACCTGCGCAAAGCCCGCCCCTACTCCGGCTACGAGAACTTCGAGTTCGAAGTACCGCTGGCCCACAACGGCGATGCCTACGATCGCTGCATGGTCCGTGTCGAGGAGATGCGCCAGAGTATCCGCATCATCGACCAGTGCCTGCGCAACATGCCGGAAGGCCCGTACAAGGCGGACCACCCGCTGACCACGCCGCCGCCAAAAGAGCGCACCCTGCAGCACATCGAAACCCTGATCACGCACTTCCTGCAAGTCTCGTGGGGCCCGGTCATGCCGGCCAACGAGTCGTTCCAGATGATCGAGGCGACCAAGGGCATCAACAGTTACTACCTGACGAGCGATGGCGGCACCATGAGCTACCGCACCCGGATCCGTACCCCGAGCTACCCGCACCTGCAGCAGATCCCTTCGGTGATCAAAGGCAGCATGGTCGCCGACCTCATTGCGTACCTGGGCAGTATCGACTTCGTTATGGCTGACGTGGACCGCTAA
- the nuoE gene encoding NADH-quinone oxidoreductase subunit NuoE — MNSTLIQTDRFALSETERSAIEHEMHHYEDPRAASIEALKIVQKERGWVPDGAIHAIGEVLGIPASDVEGVATFYSQIFRQPVGRHIIRVCDSMVCYIGGHESVVSQIQSELGIGLGQTTADGRFTLLPVCCLGNCDKAPALMIDDDTFGDVQPAGVSKLLEGYV; from the coding sequence ATGAACAGCACGCTTATCCAGACAGACCGTTTCGCCCTGAGCGAAACCGAGCGCTCGGCCATCGAGCACGAAATGCATCACTACGAGGACCCGCGCGCGGCGTCCATCGAAGCCCTGAAGATCGTCCAGAAGGAACGTGGCTGGGTGCCGGACGGCGCCATCCATGCCATCGGCGAAGTGCTGGGCATTCCGGCCAGCGACGTCGAAGGTGTGGCCACCTTCTACAGCCAGATCTTCCGTCAGCCGGTCGGCCGCCACATCATCCGCGTGTGCGACAGCATGGTCTGCTACATCGGTGGCCACGAGTCGGTGGTCAGCCAGATCCAGAGCGAGCTGGGCATCGGCCTCGGCCAGACCACCGCCGACGGCCGCTTCACCCTGCTGCCGGTATGCTGCCTGGGCAACTGCGACAAGGCCCCGGCGCTGATGATCGACGACGACACCTTCGGTGACGTGCAGCCGGCAGGCGTTTCCAAATTGCTGGAGGGTTACGTATGA
- the nuoL gene encoding NADH-quinone oxidoreductase subunit L, whose amino-acid sequence MNLLFLTFVFPLLGFLLLSFSRGRFSENLSALIGVGSVGLSAAVAAYVIWQFNVAPPEGGAYSQLLWQWMSVDGFAPNFTLYLDGLSVTMLGVVTGVGFLIHLFASWYMRGEAGYSRFFAYTNLFIASMLFLVLGDNLLFIYFGWEGVGLCSYLLIGFYYSNRNNGNAALKAFIVTRIGDVFMAIGLFILFAQLGTLNVQQLLVLAPQKFQAGDTWMVLATLMLLGGAVGKSAQLPLQTWLADAMAGPTPVSALIHAATMVTAGVYLIARTNGLFLLAPDILHLVGVVGGVTLVLAGFAALVQTDIKRILAYSTMSQIGYMFLALGVGAWDAAIFHLMTHAFFKALLFLASGAVIVACHHEQDIFKMGGLWKKLPLAYASFVVGGAALAALPIVTVGFYSKDEILWEAFASGNTGLLYAGLVGAFMTSLYTFRLIFIAFHGEAKTEAHAGHGISHWLPLGVLIVLSTFVGAWITPPLAGVLPESAGHAGGEAKHALELTSGAIAIAGILLSALLFLGKRRFVSAVANSGIGRVLSAWWFAAWGFDWIYDKLFVKPYLLISHILRKDPVDRTIGLIPRMARGGHVAMSKTETGQLRWYTASIAVGAVLVLGAVVVAAV is encoded by the coding sequence ATGAACCTTCTCTTCCTGACTTTCGTCTTCCCCCTCCTCGGCTTCCTGCTGCTGTCGTTCTCGCGCGGGCGCTTCTCGGAGAACCTGTCGGCCCTGATCGGCGTCGGCTCGGTGGGCCTGTCGGCCGCCGTGGCCGCCTACGTCATCTGGCAGTTCAACGTTGCCCCGCCTGAAGGCGGCGCGTACAGCCAGCTGCTGTGGCAGTGGATGTCGGTGGACGGCTTCGCGCCGAACTTCACCCTGTACCTGGACGGCCTGTCAGTGACCATGCTCGGCGTGGTCACCGGTGTCGGCTTCCTGATCCACCTGTTCGCATCCTGGTACATGCGCGGCGAAGCCGGTTATTCGCGCTTCTTCGCCTACACCAACCTGTTCATCGCCAGCATGCTGTTCCTGGTCCTGGGCGATAACCTGCTGTTCATCTACTTCGGCTGGGAAGGCGTGGGCCTGTGCTCGTACCTGTTGATCGGTTTCTACTACAGCAACCGCAACAACGGTAACGCGGCACTCAAGGCATTCATCGTCACCCGCATCGGCGACGTGTTCATGGCCATCGGCCTGTTCATCCTGTTCGCCCAGCTGGGTACCCTGAACGTGCAGCAGCTGCTGGTGCTGGCCCCGCAGAAGTTCCAGGCTGGCGACACCTGGATGGTCCTGGCCACGCTGATGCTGCTGGGTGGTGCGGTCGGTAAATCGGCGCAGCTGCCACTGCAGACCTGGCTGGCCGACGCGATGGCCGGCCCGACTCCGGTTTCGGCACTGATCCACGCCGCGACCATGGTGACTGCAGGCGTGTACCTGATCGCCCGCACCAACGGCCTGTTCCTGCTGGCCCCGGACATCCTGCACCTGGTCGGCGTAGTCGGTGGCGTGACCCTGGTACTGGCCGGCTTCGCCGCGCTGGTGCAAACCGACATCAAGCGTATCCTCGCCTACTCGACCATGAGCCAGATCGGCTACATGTTCCTCGCCCTGGGCGTGGGTGCCTGGGACGCGGCGATCTTCCACCTGATGACCCACGCCTTCTTCAAGGCCCTGCTGTTCCTTGCTTCCGGTGCGGTGATCGTTGCCTGCCACCACGAGCAGGACATCTTCAAGATGGGCGGCCTGTGGAAGAAACTGCCGCTGGCCTACGCCAGCTTCGTGGTCGGCGGTGCGGCCCTGGCGGCCTTGCCGATCGTGACCGTGGGCTTCTACTCCAAGGACGAGATCCTCTGGGAAGCCTTCGCCAGCGGCAACACCGGCCTGCTGTACGCCGGCCTGGTCGGCGCGTTCATGACCTCGCTGTACACCTTCCGCCTGATCTTCATCGCCTTCCACGGCGAAGCCAAGACCGAAGCCCACGCGGGCCACGGCATCAGCCACTGGCTGCCGCTGGGCGTGCTGATCGTGCTGTCGACGTTCGTCGGTGCCTGGATCACCCCGCCGCTGGCAGGCGTGCTGCCGGAAAGCGCCGGCCACGCCGGTGGCGAAGCCAAGCACGCGCTGGAGCTCACCTCGGGCGCCATCGCCATCGCCGGTATCCTGCTGTCGGCCCTGCTGTTCCTGGGCAAGCGCCGCTTCGTCAGTGCGGTCGCCAACAGCGGTATCGGTCGTGTCCTGTCGGCCTGGTGGTTCGCTGCCTGGGGCTTCGACTGGATCTACGACAAGCTCTTCGTCAAACCGTACCTGCTGATCAGCCATATCCTGCGCAAGGACCCGGTTGACCGCACCATCGGCCTGATTCCTCGGATGGCGCGTGGCGGCCACGTCGCCATGAGCAAGACCGAGACTGGCCAGCTGCGCTGGTACACCGCCTCTATCGCCGTGGGTGCCGTGCTGGTGCTCGGTGCCGTGGTAGTGGCTGCGGTATGA
- the nuoF gene encoding NADH-quinone oxidoreductase subunit NuoF: MTITSFGPANRIARTAETHPLTWRLRDDGEPVWLAEYESKNGYAAARKALAQMSADDIVQSVKDSGLKGRGGAGFPTGVKWGLMPKDESMNIRYLLCNADEMEPNTWKDRMLMEQQPHLLVEGMLISARALKAYRGYIFLRGEYTTAAKHLNRAIEEAKAAGLLGKNILGSGFDFELFVHTGAGRYICGEETALINSLEGRRANPRSKPPFPAAVGVWGKPTCVNNVETLCNVPAIVANGNDWYKSLAREGSEDHGTKLMGFSGKVKNPGLWELPFGVTARELFEDYAGGMRDGFKLKCWQPGGAGTGFLLPEHLDAQMYAGGIAKVGTRMGTGLAMAVDDSINMVSLLRNMEEFFARESCGWCTPCRDGLPWSVKMLRALEKGQGRAEDIETLLGLVNFLGPGRTFCAHAPGAVEPLGSAIKYFRSEFEAGVAPASAGDTLRPDLAKPIQAGPIVVGA, from the coding sequence ATGACCATTACTTCCTTCGGCCCGGCCAACCGCATCGCGCGCACGGCCGAAACCCACCCGCTGACCTGGCGCCTGCGTGACGACGGCGAGCCGGTCTGGCTGGCCGAGTACGAATCGAAGAACGGCTACGCTGCCGCCCGCAAGGCGCTGGCGCAGATGTCCGCCGACGACATCGTGCAAAGCGTCAAGGACTCCGGCCTCAAGGGCCGTGGTGGTGCAGGCTTCCCCACTGGCGTGAAGTGGGGCCTGATGCCCAAAGACGAATCCATGAACATCCGCTACCTGCTGTGCAACGCGGACGAAATGGAGCCGAACACCTGGAAGGACCGCATGCTGATGGAGCAACAGCCCCATCTGCTGGTCGAGGGCATGCTGATCAGCGCCCGCGCCCTGAAGGCCTACCGTGGCTACATCTTCCTGCGTGGCGAATACACCACCGCCGCCAAGCACCTCAACCGCGCCATCGAGGAAGCCAAGGCCGCCGGCCTGCTGGGCAAGAACATCCTCGGCAGCGGCTTCGACTTCGAGCTGTTCGTGCACACCGGTGCCGGCCGCTACATCTGCGGTGAAGAAACCGCGCTGATCAACTCGCTGGAAGGCCGCCGCGCCAACCCGCGCTCGAAGCCGCCCTTCCCTGCCGCCGTGGGCGTGTGGGGCAAGCCGACCTGCGTCAACAACGTCGAAACCCTGTGCAACGTGCCGGCCATCGTCGCCAACGGCAACGACTGGTACAAGTCGCTGGCCCGCGAAGGCAGCGAAGACCACGGCACCAAGCTGATGGGCTTCTCCGGCAAGGTGAAGAACCCGGGCCTGTGGGAACTGCCGTTCGGCGTCACCGCCCGCGAGCTGTTCGAAGACTACGCCGGCGGCATGCGCGACGGCTTCAAGCTCAAGTGCTGGCAGCCAGGCGGCGCCGGTACCGGCTTCCTGCTGCCCGAGCACCTCGACGCGCAGATGTACGCCGGTGGCATCGCCAAGGTCGGCACCCGCATGGGTACCGGCCTGGCAATGGCGGTGGACGACAGCATCAACATGGTTTCGCTGCTGCGCAACATGGAAGAGTTCTTCGCCCGCGAGTCGTGCGGCTGGTGCACGCCTTGCCGTGACGGCCTGCCGTGGAGCGTGAAGATGCTGCGCGCACTGGAAAAAGGCCAGGGCCGCGCCGAAGACATCGAGACGCTGCTGGGCCTGGTCAACTTCCTCGGCCCAGGCCGCACCTTCTGTGCTCACGCACCGGGTGCCGTCGAGCCGTTGGGCAGTGCCATCAAATACTTCCGCTCCGAGTTCGAGGCCGGGGTCGCTCCAGCATCCGCTGGCGACACCCTGCGCCCGGACCTGGCCAAGCCAATCCAGGCCGGGCCGATCGTGGTCGGCGCATAA